A single window of Solanum dulcamara chromosome 5, daSolDulc1.2, whole genome shotgun sequence DNA harbors:
- the LOC129890228 gene encoding uncharacterized protein LOC129890228 has product MKTNSISSLLPYPKIVVFPPINFSSTAPFSRQVKFLSINCSNRSENGDLKDALTGMVDEKVEQLLKREENRVLLDGLEKATLRVEIAKKELAEIERQELEAKLLKDYITQLEIRTSEIAECQKDILEARSMIEEAERSLKVSGDARRRDATDGDVVNRDEERVESIKAASLSAIVGTLAGLPIFLSRINSSSELILPLSVTFISCALFGVTFRYAVRRDLDNFQLKSGTSAAFGVVKGLATLGGGPPLELDAASFWSHALDGAVSVSENLLIFLFAGVGLDLCFKLRILSPFPIDRSISETDKI; this is encoded by the exons ATGAAGACCAACTCAATCTCCTCGTTACTTCCGTACCCAAAGATCGTCGTATTTCccccaattaatttctcaagcaCAGCTCCATTTTCACGGCAGGTAAAATTTCTGAGTATAAATTGCAGTAATAGGTCGGAAAATGGTGATTTGAAGGATGCATTGACTGGTATGGTGGACGAAAAAGTAGAACAACTTttgaagagagaagaaaacagGGTTTTACTTGATGGGTTGGAGAAAGCAACGCTGAGAGTAGAAATCGCAAAGAAAGAACTTGCTGAAATTGAAAGACAAGAATTGGAGGCTAAATTGCTAAAGGATTATATCACTCAGCTCGAAATTAGAACTTCCGAG ATTGCAGAATGCCAGAAAGATATTTTAGAAGCAAGATCAATGATTGAAGAAGCTGAGCGTTCCCTCAAAGTTAGTGGTGATGCTAGAAGGAGAGATGCAACTGATGGGGATGTAGTGAATAGAGACGAGGAGAGAGTAGAATCCATAAAAGCAGCTTCACTTTCTGCAATTGTTGGCACGCTTGCAGGACTTCCCATTTTCTTAAGTCGGATCAACAGCAGTTCAGAGTTAATACTCCCTCTGTCAGTCACATTTATTAGTTGTGCTTTGTTTGGTGTAACCTTCCGCTATGCTGTAAGAAGAGACTTGGACAATTTTCAGCTCAAGTCAGGAACATCTGCAGCATTTGGCGTTGTCAAAG GCCTTGCTACACTTGGAGGTGGACCACCATTGGAGTTGGATGCAGCCAGCTTCTGGTCTCATGCGCTTGATGGCGCGGTCTCTGTCTCTGAGAATCTTTTGATCTTTCTTTTTGCTGGAGTTGGCCTGGATTTATGCTTTAAGCTGAGGATTTTGAGCCCTTTTCCCATTGATAGATCAATTTCAGAGACCGATAAAATTTGA
- the LOC129890227 gene encoding uncharacterized protein LOC129890227: MSIINLNAEAIGLNHALLVIFVKSYIFSEEEETLESLVCKSMAGSSNGKLIQDLILYAASAALSVGLLFYGFRHLDPNREASKKAIESRKHLYKRLDRTLIYTNPYEDMIAGDVVNPDHIDVEFDSIGGLGGIKETLFQLAILPLRRPELFCHGKLLGPMKGVLLYGPPGTGKTMLAKAIAKESGAVFINVKVSTLMSKWFGDAQKLVAAVFSLAYKLQPAIIFIDEVDSFLGQRRSTENEVLTGMKTEFMALWDGFTTDQNARVMVLAATNRPSDLDEAIIRRFSQAFEIGKPSLSDRTKILKVVLKGERIEDNIDFDRLAGLCEGYTGSDILEACKQAAFIPLREYLQDEKKGEQLQAPRALSQSDLERALAESKRTKVSAKNPTIVSLRLDDYEDLD, encoded by the exons ATGAGTATAATAAATCTCAACGCAGAGGCAATTGGCCTGAACCATGCTTTGTTAGTTATATTCGTTAAATCTTACATATtctcagaagaagaagaaacccTAGAAAGTTTGGTCTGTAAATCAATGGCGGGAAGCAGTAATGGGAAGCTGATACAAGACCTTATACTGTACGCTGCAAGCGCAGCATTAAGCGTGGGTTTGTTATTTTATGGGTTTCGCCATCTCGACCCGAATCGCGAAGCTTCTAAGAAAGCTATTGAATCCCGCAAACATCTCTACAAACGCTTAGATCGCACTCTTATTTACACCAATCCCTATGAG GATATGATAGCTGGGGATGTTGTGAATCCAGACCACATAGACGTGGAGTTTGATTCGATTGGGGGGCTGGGTGGTATTAAGGAAACTTTGTTTCAGCTTGCCATTTTACCTCTGCGAAGGCCGGAATTGTTTTGTCATGGGAAATTGCTTGGTCCAATGAAAGGGGTTCTGTTGTATGGACCACCTGGGACAGGGAAGACGATGCTTGCTAAAGCGATTGCGAAAGAGTCTGGTGCTGTGTTCATAAATGTCAAGGTTTCTACTCTAATGAGCAAGTGGTTTGGAGACGCCCAAAAGCTCG TTGCTGCTGTTTTTAGCTTGGCCTACAAGCTCCAGCCAGCTATAATATTTATTGATGAAGTTGACAGTTTTTTGGGCCAGCGTCGTTCAACAGAGAATGAAGTGCTGACTGGCATGAAAACTGAGTTCATGGCCTTATGGGATGGTTTTACTACTGACC AGAATGCTAGAGTAATGGTCCTCGCAGCAACCAATCGCCCAAGTGACCTTGATGAGGCAataattagacgattttctcagGCATTTGAGATTGGAAAACCTTCTCTTAGTGATAGAACAAAGATACTGAAGGTAGTTTTGAAGGGTGAGAGAATCGAAGATAACATTGATTTTGATCGACTTGCTGGCTTGTGTGAGGGATACACTGGTTCAGACATTCTTGAAGCCTGCAAGCAAGCTGCCTTTATTCCTCTTAGGGAGTATTTGCAAGATGAGAAGAAAGGAGAGCAATTGCAg GCACCAAGAGCATTGTCACAGTCTGATTTAGAGAGAGCTTTGGCTGAATCAAAGAGGACCAAGGTTTCTGCTAAGAACCCAACTATTGTGAGCTTACGATTGGATGATTATGAG GATTTAGACTGA
- the LOC129890230 gene encoding uncharacterized protein LOC129890230: MKSLTSTSALLLSTSPSSLRSSLLPTLRPLYRARLRNKLNLRRLRNGTCRAEFVNDVPYAAAIGACILSSWVFPTTYSEDDDGESTIDSADARFAVMGIISIIPYFNWMSWVFAWLDTGKPRYAVYALVYLAPYLSTNLSLSPEDSLLPIASILLCIFHIQLEAFQKDGNFQVLDKFTETGTSIDRKKDVRMIEKEETYDLKKLPSPDEKRRQEISKRPENPEHFNEDEEDPSSRKH, translated from the exons ATGAAATCTCTCACTTCCACTTCAGCTCTACTTCTTTCTACTTCTCCGTCGTCTTTACGATCTTCTCTCTTACCAACTCTCCGACCTCTTTATCGAGCTCGCCTCCGTAACAAGCTTAATCTG AGAAGATTGAGAAATGGAACTTGCAGGGCAGAGTTTGTAAACGATGTGCCTTACGCCGCTGCTATCGGTGCTTGCATTTTGAGCTCGTGGGTTTTCCCGACTACTTACTCGGAGGATGATGATGGTGAATCCACGATTGATTCTGCTGATGCAAGGTTTGCTGTCATGGGAATTATCAGCATCATTCCGTATTTTAATTGGATG AGTTGGGTTTTCGCATGGTTGGATACTGGGAAACCGCGTTATGCTGTTTATGCTCTTGTGTATTTGGCTCCATATTTAAG CACCAATCTGTCTCTATCTCCTGAAGATAGCTTGCTACCCATTGCTAGCATCCTCTTGTGCATCTTCCACATTCAG CTGGAAGCATTCCAAAAAGATGGAAACTTTCAGGTGTTGGATAAATTTACCGAGACTGGAACTTCAATTGATAGGAAGAAAGATGTGAGAATGATAGAAAAG GAGGAAACATACGATCTTAAGAAGCTGCCTTCACCAGATGAGAAAAGGAGGCAGGAAATTTCTAAAAGACCTGAAAATCCTGAGCATTTtaatgaagatgaagaagatcctAGTTCAAGGAAGCATTAA
- the LOC129890229 gene encoding serine/threonine-protein kinase BLUS1-like isoform X2: protein MGGGGPRNYSANPNDYKLLEEVGYGASATVYRAIYLPFNEVIAVKCLDLDRCNSNLDDIRREAQTMSLIDHPNVIKSFCSFVVENYLWVVMPFMAEGSCLHLIKIAYPDGFEESAICSMLKETLKALEYLHRHGHIHRDVKAGNILLDTNGAVKLGDFGVSACMFDSGDRQRRKTFVGTPCWMAPEVLQPETGYDFKADIWSFGITALELAHGHAPFSKYPPMKVLLMTIQNAPPGLDYDRDKKFSKSFKEMVAMCLVKDQTKRPTAEKLLKHSFFKNAKPPELAVKKLFADLPPLWNRVKALQLKDAAQLALKRMPSSEQEALSQSEYQRGVSAWNFDLEDLKLQASLVQDDDEIQEIKEEDDTMKAYMNYKEKSIALQYAGKSTPRKDSIASEQESVGEVPVAEYEIKKGKDLESSPLDSDHWEKNGLKKNASKTELPPLTSDRDALPAKSRTQTPKARQSQSGPLMAGAVLSHSASERARNSERSEIENQQPGDKTHPVRRAPSFSGPLMLPNRASGNSLSAPIKSSGGFKDSLDDKSKPNLVQIKGRFSVTSENVDLVKGSPLRKSASVGEWLVESKQMPPCQPPKELGLNNVPASVLMPHLQNLFQQTSIQQDLIVNLLSSLQLSEAGDSSQNGKLSPLQRLENNGTVEVAASEREKLLLVKISELQARMINLTDELTAEKLKYWQLQQRLNATSSCGEDGDRRELES from the exons GATGACATACGCAGGGAAGCTCAAACGATGAGTTTGATAGACCATCCTAATGTAATAAAGTCATTCTGTTCATTTGTTGTTGAGAACTACCTCTGGGTAGTGATGCCCTTCATGGCTGAGGGTTCTTGTCTACATCTCATAAAAATAGCATATCCAGATGGATTTGAAGAATCTGCTATTTGTTCTATGTTGAAGGAAACTCTCAAGGCGTTGGAATATCTCCATCGACATGGGCACATCCATCGAGATGTTAAG GCTGGGAATATATTGCTGGACACTAATGGGGCAGTAAAGCTGGGCGATTTTGGTGTTTCAGCATGCATGTTTGACAGTGGTGATAGACAGCGAAGGAAAACCTTTGTAGGAACTCCGTGCTG GATGGCGCCAGAAGTTCTGCAGCCTGAAACTGGATATGATTTCAA GGCTGACATTTGGTCATTTGGAATAACTGCACTGGAGTTGGCTCATGGTCATGCACCATTTTCAAAGTACCCTCCAATGAAG GTACTACTGATGACAATTCAAAATGCCCCTCCTGGACTTGATTATGACAGAGACAAAAAATTCTCTAAG TCATTCAAGGAAATGGTTGCAATGTGTTTGGTGAAAGATCAAACTAAAAGGCCAACCGCTGAGAAGTTGTTGAAGcattcttttttcaaaaatgcCAAGCCCCCAGAGCTTGCTGTAAAAAAACTCTTTGCGGACCTGCCACCACTTTGGAATCGAGTTAAAGCCCTACAG CTTAAAGATGCTGCCCAACTAGCTTTGAAGAGAATGCCTTCTTCTGAGCAGGAAGCATTATCACAG AGTGAATACCAACGGGGAGTTAGCGCCTGGAACTTTGATTTGGAGGACTTAAAGCTTCAGGCTTCACTG GTACAGGACGATGATGAAATACAAGAAATTAAGGAAGAAGATGATACCATGAAAGCTTATATGAACTACAAG GAGAAATCTATTGCCCTACAATATGCTGGAAAATCAACCCCTAGAAAAGATTCTATTGCCAG TGAGCAAGAAAGTGTTGGTGAAGTGCCAGTAGCTGAATATGAGATCAAGAAGGGAAAAGATTTGGAAAGTAGTCCACTAGATTCTGATCATTGGGAGAAAAATGGACTGAAGAAGAATGCATCAAAAACAGAGTTGCCACCCCTAACCTCAGACAGGGATGCCTTACCGGCCAAGAGTAGAACTCAAACACCAAAAGCTCGTCAAAGTCAGAGCGGACCACTTATGGCAGGCGCTGTACTTAGTCACTCGGCATCAGAAAGAGCTCGAAACTCCGAAAG AAGTGAGATTGAAAACCAACAACCAGGAGATAAAACTCATCCAGTGCGAAGAGCACCCAGCTTTAGTGGCCCTTTAATGCTTCCAAACCGAGCTTCAGGAAATAGTTTATCAGCTCCGATTAAATCATCTGGGG GATTCAAAGATTCTTTGGATGACAAGTCGAAGCCGAACTTGGTCCAAATAAAAGGCCGTTTCTCTGTAACATCAGAAAATGTAgatcttgtaaag GGATCACCACTTAGGAAGTCTGCTAGTGTTGGAGAATGGCTGGTCGAATCTAAACAAATG CCACCCTGTCAACCGCCCAAGGAACTTGGCCTTAATAATGTTCCTGCTTCAGTTCTCATGCCCCACTTACAAAATCTCTTTCAACAGACATCTATTCAACAG GATCTCATTGTAAATCTATTGAGTAGCTTGCAACTATCTGAGGCAGGAGATT CTTCTCAAAATGGGAAGTTATCTCCCCTACAGCGCCTAGAGAACAATGGAACT GTTGAAGTAGCCGCTTCTGAGAGGGAGAAGCTATTGTTGGTCAAAATATCTGAGCTTCAGGCTAG GATGATTAATTTGACGGATGAATTAACTgcagaaaaattaaaatactggCAG TTGCAACAGCGGTTAAATGCCACGTCAAGTTGCGGAGAGGATGGGGACAGAAGAGAATTGGAATCCTGA
- the LOC129890229 gene encoding serine/threonine-protein kinase BLUS1-like isoform X1, with translation MGGGGPRNYSANPNDYKLLEEVGYGASATVYRAIYLPFNEVIAVKCLDLDRCNSNLDDIRREAQTMSLIDHPNVIKSFCSFVVENYLWVVMPFMAEGSCLHLIKIAYPDGFEESAICSMLKETLKALEYLHRHGHIHRDVKAGNILLDTNGAVKLGDFGVSACMFDSGDRQRRKTFVGTPCWMAPEVLQPETGYDFKADIWSFGITALELAHGHAPFSKYPPMKVLLMTIQNAPPGLDYDRDKKFSKSFKEMVAMCLVKDQTKRPTAEKLLKHSFFKNAKPPELAVKKLFADLPPLWNRVKALQLKDAAQLALKRMPSSEQEALSQSEYQRGVSAWNFDLEDLKLQASLVQDDDEIQEIKEEDDTMKAYMNYKEKSIALQYAGKSTPRKDSIASEQESVGEVPVAEYEIKKGKDLESSPLDSDHWEKNGLKKNASKTELPPLTSDRDALPAKSRTQTPKARQSQSGPLMAGAVLSHSASERARNSERSEIENQQPGDKTHPVRRAPSFSGPLMLPNRASGNSLSAPIKSSGGFKDSLDDKSKPNLVQIKGRFSVTSENVDLVKDIPLCTVPRRSSQGSPLRKSASVGEWLVESKQMPPCQPPKELGLNNVPASVLMPHLQNLFQQTSIQQDLIVNLLSSLQLSEAGDSSQNGKLSPLQRLENNGTVEVAASEREKLLLVKISELQARMINLTDELTAEKLKYWQLQQRLNATSSCGEDGDRRELES, from the exons GATGACATACGCAGGGAAGCTCAAACGATGAGTTTGATAGACCATCCTAATGTAATAAAGTCATTCTGTTCATTTGTTGTTGAGAACTACCTCTGGGTAGTGATGCCCTTCATGGCTGAGGGTTCTTGTCTACATCTCATAAAAATAGCATATCCAGATGGATTTGAAGAATCTGCTATTTGTTCTATGTTGAAGGAAACTCTCAAGGCGTTGGAATATCTCCATCGACATGGGCACATCCATCGAGATGTTAAG GCTGGGAATATATTGCTGGACACTAATGGGGCAGTAAAGCTGGGCGATTTTGGTGTTTCAGCATGCATGTTTGACAGTGGTGATAGACAGCGAAGGAAAACCTTTGTAGGAACTCCGTGCTG GATGGCGCCAGAAGTTCTGCAGCCTGAAACTGGATATGATTTCAA GGCTGACATTTGGTCATTTGGAATAACTGCACTGGAGTTGGCTCATGGTCATGCACCATTTTCAAAGTACCCTCCAATGAAG GTACTACTGATGACAATTCAAAATGCCCCTCCTGGACTTGATTATGACAGAGACAAAAAATTCTCTAAG TCATTCAAGGAAATGGTTGCAATGTGTTTGGTGAAAGATCAAACTAAAAGGCCAACCGCTGAGAAGTTGTTGAAGcattcttttttcaaaaatgcCAAGCCCCCAGAGCTTGCTGTAAAAAAACTCTTTGCGGACCTGCCACCACTTTGGAATCGAGTTAAAGCCCTACAG CTTAAAGATGCTGCCCAACTAGCTTTGAAGAGAATGCCTTCTTCTGAGCAGGAAGCATTATCACAG AGTGAATACCAACGGGGAGTTAGCGCCTGGAACTTTGATTTGGAGGACTTAAAGCTTCAGGCTTCACTG GTACAGGACGATGATGAAATACAAGAAATTAAGGAAGAAGATGATACCATGAAAGCTTATATGAACTACAAG GAGAAATCTATTGCCCTACAATATGCTGGAAAATCAACCCCTAGAAAAGATTCTATTGCCAG TGAGCAAGAAAGTGTTGGTGAAGTGCCAGTAGCTGAATATGAGATCAAGAAGGGAAAAGATTTGGAAAGTAGTCCACTAGATTCTGATCATTGGGAGAAAAATGGACTGAAGAAGAATGCATCAAAAACAGAGTTGCCACCCCTAACCTCAGACAGGGATGCCTTACCGGCCAAGAGTAGAACTCAAACACCAAAAGCTCGTCAAAGTCAGAGCGGACCACTTATGGCAGGCGCTGTACTTAGTCACTCGGCATCAGAAAGAGCTCGAAACTCCGAAAG AAGTGAGATTGAAAACCAACAACCAGGAGATAAAACTCATCCAGTGCGAAGAGCACCCAGCTTTAGTGGCCCTTTAATGCTTCCAAACCGAGCTTCAGGAAATAGTTTATCAGCTCCGATTAAATCATCTGGGG GATTCAAAGATTCTTTGGATGACAAGTCGAAGCCGAACTTGGTCCAAATAAAAGGCCGTTTCTCTGTAACATCAGAAAATGTAgatcttgtaaag gATATTCCATTATGTACAGTTCCTCGACGATCTTCCCAA GGATCACCACTTAGGAAGTCTGCTAGTGTTGGAGAATGGCTGGTCGAATCTAAACAAATG CCACCCTGTCAACCGCCCAAGGAACTTGGCCTTAATAATGTTCCTGCTTCAGTTCTCATGCCCCACTTACAAAATCTCTTTCAACAGACATCTATTCAACAG GATCTCATTGTAAATCTATTGAGTAGCTTGCAACTATCTGAGGCAGGAGATT CTTCTCAAAATGGGAAGTTATCTCCCCTACAGCGCCTAGAGAACAATGGAACT GTTGAAGTAGCCGCTTCTGAGAGGGAGAAGCTATTGTTGGTCAAAATATCTGAGCTTCAGGCTAG GATGATTAATTTGACGGATGAATTAACTgcagaaaaattaaaatactggCAG TTGCAACAGCGGTTAAATGCCACGTCAAGTTGCGGAGAGGATGGGGACAGAAGAGAATTGGAATCCTGA